ACCTGCTGCGGCGCCGGAACCGGATGCGGGCGGCGGCCCTCGCGGCGGCGCTCTGCGTGGTGGCGGGCACGCTCGCGGTCGCCGCCGAGAAGGGGTACGGGACGAGGCCCCGGGGGCGGGTGTGACGGTCCCGGTCCTCGATCCGTCGGCCCTGCTGCGCACGGCGGCGGAGCAGTGGGCGGACACCTCACGGATCGACTTCACCGCCTGGCCCGTACGCGGTGACCGGAGGGACGACGCCGAGCTGCTGGGGCGCGCGCTGCGGGCCTGGTCCGAGCCGTCGGAGAACGTGCAGGTGTCGACCACGCCCGGCACGGTCGACGTGCCGCCCGCGCAGCCGCCCCGGCTGCTGTTCGCGGGTGAGGTGGACGGGGCGGCCGTGGTGCTGTTCCAGGACGGCGGGGTCCGGATCGTGCGGTACGCCGAGCCACTGGCGGGCGGTGGCGGGGCGGCGCTGGACTTCGCCCGGACCGACGACGCGGATGTGACCACGGCGGCGGCCGTGGTCGTGAGCCGCACGGGCGAGAGGGCGCGGTTCCTGCTCGCCCCCTGGATCTCCGAGACCACCACCCGTGACCTGCTCGCGCCGGACACGCCCGGACGGCCGCTGGAGGTGGGCCCGGACGGGATCACCGCCCCGGTGGGACGCCCGGCGGCGGGCGGTGCCTGTGACGCCTGGCCGGTGCTCCAGCTGCGGTCCTCCGAGCGCATCGTGGAGAAACACGCGTTCCTGGTGACCGACCTGGGTGACCTGGCCCCGGCCCATCTGACGTACACCCCGAAGCCGGGCGGTGGCGCACCCGCCCGGCAGCCGCGCGAGGCGACGGGCCCGGAGGCGCTGCTCGCCTGGGCGCGTACGGCGTGTTCCCTGCGGGCCCTGTCGGGCTCGGGGGTGCGGGCGGTCAACAACTGGGCGTTCGCCGAGCAGCAGCTGCCCGAGGGCGAGGCGTCGGCCGAGTGGCTCTGCACCCGCGCCGACACCTGGCGCGGGCCCGGCCGGGTGCTGGTGCAGTTCCTCCAGCCCGCCGCCTCCCCCACCGCCCCGGCCGCGGTCGTCGCCGACCGGGACGACACCGCCCTGTGCAGCAGGTTCGGCCAGCACATCCTGGCGGGCACGCACTGGAAGGCCGCCTCCGGCCGGTGGTACGTCCTGGCGGCGGGCAGCCGGGCCGTCAACCGGATCGAGGCCGCCGGGCAGGTGAAGAGCACGGCGGGCGGCCCGACGCTGGCGGTACGGGCGCCGCGCGACGCCTCCGTGCGGCTGACGGCCGGGCTGCGCGGGGGCGGGACGCTGGCGGCGGTGCGCTGACCGCCGGCAACGCGCGCTCCGCCGTACGGAGTCCTCGTCCCGGCCTCGTACGCGATCGGGTGCGAGACTCGGACAGGTGACGGATCATCCTGAAGAACCCGGCGTACGTGAAGTCCCCGACGAGACCCGGCTGCGCTGCCTGGTCACCGGCGCCACCGGCTACATCGGCGGCAGACTGGTGCCCGCCCTCCTCGACGCCGGCCACCGGGTCCGCGCGCTGGCCCGGACGCCGCAGAAGCTGCGCGACTACCCCTGGGCGGACCGGGTGGAGGTGGTGCGCGGCGATGTCACCGACGCCGACTCGCTGACGGAGGCGATGCGGGACGTCGACGTGGCGTACTACCTCGTGCACGCGCTCGGCTCCGGCAAGGAATTCGAGGAGACCGACCGCCTGGCCGCCCGGAACTTCGGCGAGAAGGCGCGCGCTGCCGGGGTGCGGCGGATCGTCTACCTGGGCGGGCTGACGCCCGAGGGGGTGCCGGAGAAGGAGCTGTCGCCGCATCTGCGGTCGCGGGCCGAGGTGGGGCGGATCCTGCTGGACTCCGGGGTGCCGGCGGCGGTGCTGCGGGCGGCGATCGTGATCGGTTCGGGGTCGGCCTCGTTCGAGATGCTGCGCTATCTGACCGAGCGGCTGCCGGTGATGGTGACGCCGAGCTGGGTCTCCACCCGGATCCAGCCCATCGCCGTTCGGGATGTGATCCGGTATCTGGTGGGCAGCGCCACCCTGCCGTCCGAGGTGAACCGGAGCTTCGACATCGGCGGCCCGGACATCATGACGTACCGGGAGATGATGCAGGGCTACGCCCGGGTGGCGGGGCTGCCGCGGCGGGTGATCGTGCCGGTCCCGGTCCTCACCCCGACGCTCTCCAGCCACTGGATCGGGCTGGTCACCCCGGTCCCCCGGTCGATCGCCCGGCCGCTCGCGGAGTCGCTGCGCCACGAGGTGGTCTGCCGGGAGCACGACATCGTGCGGTACGTCCCCGATCCGCCGGAGGGGCCGATCGGCTTCGACCGGGCCCTCGGGCTCGCCCTCCAGCGGATCAAGGACGCCCAGGTGGTGACCCGCTGGTCCTCCGCCTCGCTGCCGGGT
This DNA window, taken from Streptomyces griseus subsp. griseus, encodes the following:
- a CDS encoding SDR family oxidoreductase, coding for MTDHPEEPGVREVPDETRLRCLVTGATGYIGGRLVPALLDAGHRVRALARTPQKLRDYPWADRVEVVRGDVTDADSLTEAMRDVDVAYYLVHALGSGKEFEETDRLAARNFGEKARAAGVRRIVYLGGLTPEGVPEKELSPHLRSRAEVGRILLDSGVPAAVLRAAIVIGSGSASFEMLRYLTERLPVMVTPSWVSTRIQPIAVRDVIRYLVGSATLPSEVNRSFDIGGPDIMTYREMMQGYARVAGLPRRVIVPVPVLTPTLSSHWIGLVTPVPRSIARPLAESLRHEVVCREHDIVRYVPDPPEGPIGFDRALGLALQRIKDAQVVTRWSSASLPGAPSDPLPTDPDWSGGSLYRDERELAVPVDRADLWRVIEGIGGENGWYSFPLAWAVRGWIDRIVGGVGLRRGRRDAHRLRVGDSLDFWRVEEIVPGELLRLRAEMRLPGAAWLELSVTTDDQGRTLYRQRALYHPQGLLGHAYWWGVSPFHAVVFGGMARNIAEAARTAATARKEGREPVAGNGTDN